One part of the Lapillicoccus jejuensis genome encodes these proteins:
- a CDS encoding adenosine deaminase, which yields MSTTAPRPDLAAFVAGLPKAELHVHHVGSASPAIVAELAARHEGSSPVPADPERLADYFTFTDFAHFVEVYLSVVDLIRTPEDVHALTLGVGRDMAAQRIRYAELTLSPYTSIIRGIDAADFTGAVEDARRTIEAEGGPVLRWVVDIPGESGLDAAEVTLDYALHRAPETLVAFGLGGPEIGVPRPQFQPHFDAARAAGLHSVPHSGESTGPETVWDAVRLLGAERVGHGITSAQDPALLAHLAEHGIALEICPTSNVRTRSVPSLEEHPLPVIAAAGVPFSIASDDPPMFGTDLGHEYLVAADLLGLDETGVADLARDAVRQSFLDDAGKASLLAEIDAYAGSGEA from the coding sequence ATGAGCACCACCGCGCCCCGCCCCGACCTCGCCGCGTTCGTCGCCGGCCTGCCCAAGGCCGAGCTGCACGTCCACCACGTCGGGTCCGCGTCCCCCGCCATCGTCGCCGAGCTCGCCGCCCGCCACGAGGGCAGCAGCCCCGTGCCCGCCGACCCCGAGCGGCTCGCCGACTACTTCACCTTCACCGACTTCGCGCACTTCGTCGAGGTCTACCTCTCCGTCGTCGACCTCATCCGCACCCCCGAGGACGTGCACGCGCTCACCCTCGGGGTCGGCCGCGACATGGCGGCGCAGCGGATCCGCTACGCCGAGCTGACCCTGTCGCCCTACACCTCGATCATCCGCGGGATCGACGCCGCCGACTTCACCGGCGCCGTCGAGGACGCCCGCCGCACCATCGAGGCCGAGGGCGGACCGGTCCTGCGCTGGGTCGTCGACATCCCCGGCGAGTCCGGGCTCGACGCCGCCGAGGTGACGCTCGACTACGCGCTGCACCGCGCACCCGAGACGCTCGTGGCGTTCGGTCTCGGCGGGCCGGAGATCGGCGTCCCCCGACCCCAGTTCCAGCCGCACTTCGACGCCGCCCGCGCGGCCGGGCTGCACAGCGTCCCGCACTCGGGGGAGTCGACCGGACCCGAGACCGTGTGGGACGCCGTGCGGCTGCTCGGCGCCGAGCGGGTCGGCCACGGCATCACCTCGGCCCAGGACCCGGCGCTGCTGGCGCACCTCGCCGAGCACGGCATCGCGCTCGAGATCTGCCCGACGTCCAACGTGCGCACCCGCTCGGTGCCGTCGCTGGAGGAGCACCCGCTGCCCGTCATCGCCGCGGCCGGCGTGCCGTTCAGCATCGCCAGCGACGACCCGCCGATGTTCGGCACCGACCTCGGCCACGAGTACCTCGTCGCCGCCGACCTGCTCGGTCTCGACGAGACCGGTGTCGCCGACCTGGCCCGGGACGCCGTACGGCAGTCGTTCCTCGACGACGCCGGGAAGGCGTCGTTGCTGGCCGAGATCGACGCGTACGCCGGCAGCGGCGAGGCATAG
- the rlmB gene encoding 23S rRNA (guanosine(2251)-2'-O)-methyltransferase RlmB: MPGNSQRRGAIRKNAKGATVGSGGQRRRGLEGKGPTPKAVDREYHPAAKRARKAAGPGRAGARSGGPARGAARKGKASSEVVAGRNSVVEALRAGVPVTTMYVASRIDADDRVREALKAAGERGLPILETPRGELDRITDGAVHQGLALQVPPYDYAEVADLLDPQAPGIPLVVALDGVTDPRNLGAVVRSVAAFGGHGVLVPERRSAGMTASAWKTSAGAAARIPVARATNLTRALQELQKAGFFVLGLDMEGDVDLPGLALATEPVVVVVGSEGKGLSRLVAETCDQIVSIPMSSAVESLNAGVAAGVTLYEIARQRAATGR; this comes from the coding sequence ATGCCCGGCAACTCCCAGCGCCGCGGCGCGATCCGCAAGAACGCCAAGGGCGCGACCGTCGGCTCCGGCGGTCAGCGTCGTCGTGGGCTCGAGGGCAAGGGCCCGACGCCGAAGGCGGTCGACCGCGAGTACCACCCCGCGGCCAAGCGCGCCCGCAAGGCCGCCGGCCCGGGCCGGGCCGGCGCCCGCTCGGGAGGCCCCGCCCGGGGCGCGGCCCGCAAGGGCAAGGCGTCCAGCGAGGTCGTCGCCGGGCGCAACTCGGTCGTCGAGGCGCTGCGCGCCGGGGTCCCCGTGACGACGATGTACGTCGCCTCGCGGATCGACGCCGACGACCGCGTCCGCGAGGCGCTCAAGGCCGCCGGCGAGCGCGGCCTGCCCATCCTCGAGACCCCGCGCGGCGAGCTCGACCGGATCACCGACGGCGCCGTCCACCAGGGGCTGGCGCTGCAGGTGCCGCCGTACGACTACGCGGAGGTCGCCGACCTGCTCGACCCGCAGGCGCCGGGCATCCCGCTCGTGGTCGCCCTCGACGGCGTCACGGACCCCCGCAACCTCGGCGCCGTCGTCCGCTCGGTCGCCGCCTTCGGCGGCCACGGCGTCCTCGTGCCGGAGCGCCGCTCGGCCGGGATGACGGCCAGCGCGTGGAAGACGTCGGCCGGGGCCGCCGCGCGCATCCCCGTGGCCCGGGCGACGAACCTCACCCGCGCGCTGCAGGAGCTGCAGAAGGCCGGCTTCTTCGTCCTCGGCCTCGACATGGAGGGAGACGTCGACCTGCCCGGGCTCGCGCTCGCGACCGAACCGGTGGTCGTCGTCGTCGGCTCGGAGGGGAAGGGCCTGTCGCGGCTCGTCGCCGAGACCTGCGACCAGATCGTCTCCATCCCGATGAGCTCGGCGGTCGAGTCGCTGAACGCCGGCGTCGCCGCGGGCGTCACCCTCTACGAGATCGCACGGCAGCGGGCTGCCACGGGTCGATGA
- a CDS encoding carboxylesterase/lipase family protein: MSRRRWWTRAVPALTLLVAGGLVTPALAAPAQAAPGAPPVVRTGQGTLQGALVDGVDDFLGVPYAAPPTGARRWQPPAPAPTWSGSREATSYGPRCAALASSNGARSDSEDCLYLNVYRPHGATASSALPVYLFIHGGGLVNGSSNQAGGEQFARETGAVVVSINYRLGVFGFLGLAGLSSRGEGNYGFLDQQAALRWVQREIGAFGGDSGRVTVGGESAGGFSVCGHLVAQSSRGLFARAMMQSGGCPSRPVAATEKDSRTFAATAGCTTDRVACLRTASAAALLDASTGFSPTLTTGVAPFPVPLVTAVERGDVARVPMVVGSNRDEGRTFFTNLIGGSRADYVAFVRGLYGASADAVLARYPWPARSDRFTAAYLASDVATDSGILAGIGGCGTLATASAFDRVNPVWMYEFDARRGPGLTPIPGYVWGAGHAAELAYLFPSFDNGTPIAPTFDSGERQLSRDMTAYWGAFVTTGTPQATNRALWPGLADGSVLSLRPGGRSTAIGVDAYRAEHRCDFWASLGRA; this comes from the coding sequence ATGAGCCGACGACGGTGGTGGACCCGGGCGGTCCCGGCCCTGACCCTGCTGGTGGCGGGAGGGCTCGTGACGCCGGCCCTCGCGGCCCCGGCCCAGGCGGCGCCCGGAGCGCCGCCGGTGGTGCGCACCGGGCAGGGCACGCTGCAGGGCGCGCTCGTCGACGGGGTCGACGACTTCCTCGGGGTGCCGTACGCCGCCCCGCCGACCGGCGCCCGTCGCTGGCAGCCCCCGGCGCCGGCGCCGACGTGGAGCGGCTCCCGCGAGGCGACGTCGTACGGACCCCGGTGTGCGGCCCTGGCCAGCAGCAACGGCGCCCGGTCCGACTCCGAGGACTGCCTCTACCTCAACGTCTACCGCCCGCACGGGGCGACCGCGTCGTCGGCGCTGCCCGTCTACCTCTTCATCCACGGCGGGGGCCTGGTCAACGGCAGCTCGAACCAGGCCGGCGGCGAGCAGTTCGCCCGCGAGACCGGCGCCGTCGTCGTCTCGATCAACTACCGACTCGGTGTCTTCGGCTTCCTCGGCCTCGCCGGGCTCTCCTCGCGCGGCGAGGGGAACTACGGGTTCCTCGACCAGCAGGCCGCGCTGCGCTGGGTCCAGCGCGAGATCGGCGCGTTCGGCGGCGACAGCGGCCGGGTCACCGTCGGCGGCGAGTCGGCGGGTGGCTTCTCGGTCTGCGGGCACCTGGTGGCGCAGTCCTCGCGCGGTCTCTTCGCCCGGGCGATGATGCAGTCGGGCGGCTGCCCGAGCCGCCCGGTCGCCGCGACCGAGAAGGACAGCCGCACGTTCGCCGCGACGGCGGGGTGCACGACCGACCGGGTCGCGTGCCTGCGCACCGCCTCGGCCGCGGCCCTGCTCGACGCGAGCACGGGGTTCTCGCCGACCCTCACCACGGGCGTCGCGCCGTTCCCCGTGCCGCTGGTGACCGCGGTCGAGCGCGGTGACGTCGCCCGGGTGCCGATGGTCGTCGGCTCCAACCGCGACGAGGGTCGCACCTTCTTCACGAACCTCATCGGCGGGAGCCGCGCCGACTACGTCGCCTTCGTCCGCGGTCTGTACGGCGCCTCGGCGGACGCCGTCCTCGCCCGCTACCCGTGGCCGGCGCGGTCCGACCGCTTCACCGCGGCGTACCTCGCGAGCGACGTGGCCACCGACTCCGGGATCCTCGCCGGGATCGGCGGCTGCGGCACCCTCGCCACGGCGAGCGCCTTCGACCGCGTCAACCCCGTGTGGATGTACGAGTTCGACGCCCGACGCGGGCCCGGCCTCACGCCGATCCCCGGCTACGTCTGGGGCGCCGGGCACGCGGCCGAGCTGGCCTACCTCTTCCCGAGCTTCGACAACGGCACCCCGATCGCGCCGACCTTCGACTCGGGGGAGCGGCAGCTCTCGCGCGACATGACGGCGTACTGGGGCGCGTTCGTCACCACCGGCACCCCGCAGGCGACGAACCGGGCCCTGTGGCCCGGGCTCGCTGACGGCTCGGTGCTGTCGCTGCGCCCGGGTGGTCGCAGCACCGCCATCGGGGTCGACGCCTACCGCGCCGAGCACCGCTGCGACTTCTGGGCGTCGCTCGGCCGCGCCTGA
- the cysS gene encoding cysteine--tRNA ligase translates to MSLRLYDTAARELRDFEPLRPGTVGIYICGLTTQGAPHIGHVRFAVAFDVLRRWLQTGHGYDVTVVRNVTDIDDKILRKSAEAGEDWFALSYRNERATSEALDLLGVLPATYEPRATGHVPEMVELIDTLVEKGHAYPAPDGTGDVYFDVGSWGEYGALSHQSPDDMAAAEDADPRGKKDPRDFALWKGRKADEPESASWPTPYGRGRPGWHLECSAMARKYLGDTFDIHGGGIDLRFPHHENEQAQSHAAGLGFARYWLHNAWVTVRGQKMGKSLGNALEVRRVVDVESPLAVRYYLTAAHYRSQIEYHEGSLHEAAASVERIAGFLDRAERVRPLDGVVGDLPDAFRDAMDDDLNVSGALAVVHDTVRAGNTALDDGDDEGVTAAAAAVVAMTEVLGVNPLSPVWRRERPGASSDVDDVLDALVRERLEARQTARAARDFAAADAIRDQLTALGIAIEDTASGARWSLVRRPSAAVDTTDHPSTPEI, encoded by the coding sequence GTGAGCCTCCGCCTGTACGACACCGCCGCGCGCGAGCTGCGCGACTTCGAGCCCCTGCGGCCCGGCACGGTGGGCATCTACATCTGCGGGCTCACGACGCAGGGCGCCCCGCACATCGGGCACGTCCGCTTCGCGGTCGCCTTCGACGTCCTGCGTCGCTGGCTGCAGACCGGTCACGGCTACGACGTCACGGTCGTGCGCAACGTCACCGACATCGACGACAAGATCCTGCGCAAGTCGGCCGAGGCCGGCGAGGACTGGTTCGCCCTGTCCTACCGCAACGAGCGGGCCACGAGCGAGGCGCTCGACCTGCTGGGGGTCCTGCCGGCGACGTACGAGCCGCGCGCGACCGGGCACGTCCCCGAGATGGTCGAGCTCATCGACACCCTCGTCGAGAAGGGGCACGCCTACCCGGCGCCCGACGGCACCGGCGACGTCTACTTCGACGTCGGCTCCTGGGGGGAGTACGGCGCCCTCAGCCACCAGTCGCCCGACGACATGGCCGCCGCCGAGGACGCCGACCCGCGCGGCAAGAAGGACCCGCGCGACTTCGCCCTCTGGAAGGGCCGCAAGGCCGACGAGCCGGAGTCCGCGTCCTGGCCGACGCCGTACGGACGCGGTCGCCCGGGCTGGCACCTGGAGTGCTCCGCGATGGCGCGCAAGTACCTCGGCGACACCTTCGACATCCACGGCGGCGGCATCGACCTGCGCTTCCCGCACCACGAGAACGAGCAGGCGCAGAGCCACGCGGCCGGCCTCGGCTTCGCGCGCTACTGGCTGCACAACGCGTGGGTGACGGTGCGCGGGCAGAAGATGGGCAAGTCGCTCGGCAACGCGCTCGAGGTGCGTCGCGTGGTCGACGTCGAGTCGCCGCTCGCCGTGCGGTACTACCTCACCGCCGCGCACTACCGCTCGCAGATCGAGTACCACGAGGGGTCGCTGCACGAGGCCGCCGCGAGCGTCGAGCGGATCGCCGGGTTCCTCGACCGGGCCGAGCGGGTCCGCCCGCTCGACGGAGTCGTCGGCGACCTGCCGGACGCCTTCCGCGACGCGATGGACGACGACCTCAACGTCTCCGGTGCGCTCGCCGTCGTCCACGACACCGTCCGCGCCGGCAACACCGCGCTCGACGACGGGGACGACGAGGGCGTCACCGCCGCGGCCGCCGCCGTCGTCGCGATGACCGAGGTACTGGGTGTCAACCCGCTCTCCCCGGTCTGGCGGCGCGAGCGGCCCGGTGCGTCCTCCGACGTCGACGACGTCCTCGACGCGCTCGTCCGCGAGCGCCTCGAGGCCCGCCAGACGGCCCGCGCCGCGCGCGACTTCGCCGCCGCCGACGCCATCCGCGACCAGCTCACCGCCCTCGGCATCGCCATCGAGGACACCGCGTCCGGCGCCCGCTGGAGCCTCGTCCGACGCCCGTCGGCCGCCGTCGACACCACCGACCACCCCTCGACCCCGGAGATCTGA
- a CDS encoding vWA domain-containing protein, with amino-acid sequence MPVAADVTHGTPYGAPSDGLPARLVAMVGALRDKGIPCGTSETVDAARVAQVLGLDDRGRLREGLAAALVRRGGQRAVFDAVFDLYFPAGVGATQGTRDGEDDLPADPDDRVERLREELRDALVARDAAALEALAERAVDALGRVGGEGNRSFSALQTLERLRPQTLVAAVVQERGDDGDLGDRLVRDEVRRDVERLKALVAAAARRRAAELRGRERMATYAVPDPAERQDFLTTNLAQFAALRAAVRPLSRKLATRLAARRRAARRGEVDVRRTLRRSMSTGGVPIRLVHKRPRPSRPELVLLCDVSGSVAGFSGFTMLLVRALADQFTRVRVLAFVNVTDEVTMLVQEGRPDLVTAIQREARVTGWHGSSDYGEALADVAESYLDAIGPRTAVLVLGDGRNNYGDPNLAALQRIRDRSRRTFWLNPEPRGRWGSGDSCADEYATVVEMHECRTIEQLSRFITHLLPV; translated from the coding sequence GTGCCGGTCGCGGCGGACGTCACCCACGGGACCCCGTACGGCGCCCCGTCCGACGGCCTGCCCGCGCGCCTCGTCGCGATGGTGGGAGCGTTGCGCGACAAGGGGATCCCGTGCGGCACGAGCGAGACCGTCGACGCCGCCCGGGTGGCGCAGGTGCTCGGGCTCGACGACCGCGGCCGGCTGCGCGAGGGGCTGGCCGCCGCCCTGGTGCGGCGCGGCGGGCAGCGCGCGGTGTTCGATGCCGTCTTCGACCTCTACTTCCCGGCCGGCGTCGGCGCGACGCAGGGCACCCGCGACGGCGAGGACGACCTGCCGGCCGACCCCGACGACCGGGTCGAGCGGTTGCGCGAGGAGCTGCGCGACGCGCTGGTCGCCCGCGACGCGGCCGCCCTCGAGGCGCTCGCCGAGCGGGCCGTGGACGCCCTGGGCCGGGTCGGCGGGGAGGGCAACCGCTCGTTCTCGGCCCTGCAGACGCTCGAGCGGCTGCGTCCGCAGACCCTCGTCGCGGCGGTGGTGCAGGAGCGGGGCGACGACGGCGACCTCGGCGACCGGCTGGTCCGCGACGAGGTGCGCCGCGACGTCGAGCGGCTGAAGGCCCTGGTCGCGGCGGCCGCGCGCCGACGGGCCGCCGAGCTGCGCGGCCGCGAGCGGATGGCGACGTACGCCGTCCCGGACCCGGCCGAGCGGCAGGACTTCCTCACGACGAACCTCGCGCAGTTCGCCGCGCTGCGGGCCGCGGTCCGCCCGCTGTCGCGCAAGCTCGCGACCCGGCTGGCCGCGCGCCGCCGTGCGGCCCGCCGGGGCGAGGTCGACGTGCGGCGGACGCTGCGCCGGTCGATGTCGACCGGCGGCGTCCCGATCCGCCTGGTGCACAAGCGTCCTCGGCCCTCACGACCCGAGCTCGTGCTGCTCTGCGACGTCTCCGGGAGCGTCGCCGGGTTCTCCGGCTTCACGATGCTGCTCGTCCGCGCGCTCGCCGACCAGTTCACCCGGGTGCGCGTCCTCGCCTTCGTCAACGTCACCGACGAGGTGACGATGCTCGTGCAGGAGGGCCGCCCCGACCTCGTCACCGCCATCCAGCGCGAGGCCCGGGTCACCGGCTGGCACGGCAGCAGCGACTACGGCGAGGCGCTCGCCGACGTCGCCGAGTCCTACCTGGACGCCATCGGCCCGCGCACCGCCGTGCTCGTCCTCGGCGACGGCCGGAACAACTACGGCGACCCGAACCTCGCTGCGCTGCAGCGGATCCGGGACCGGTCGCGACGCACCTTCTGGCTCAACCCCGAGCCGCGTGGCCGCTGGGGGAGCGGCGACTCGTGCGCCGACGAGTACGCCACCGTCGTCGAGATGCACGAGTGCCGCACCATCGAGCAGCTCTCCCGCTTCATCACCCACCTCCTGCCGGTGTGA
- a CDS encoding vitamin K epoxide reductase family protein yields the protein MATTHDAVRRPAVRHPRWLPPVSLGLSVLGLLFALYLSYEHLTQNATLACAENSTINCAKVTESQWSSFLGIPVAYLGVLFFVSMIALTLPATYRRSTRAVDLVRVAWCAVGLVFALYLVFAELYHIKAICLWCTGVHVITLVLLLTLIFGSLLTERD from the coding sequence ATGGCGACCACGCACGACGCCGTACGCCGCCCCGCGGTGCGCCACCCCCGGTGGCTCCCCCCGGTGTCGCTCGGGCTGTCGGTCCTCGGGCTGCTCTTCGCGCTCTACCTCAGCTACGAGCACCTGACGCAGAACGCGACGCTCGCCTGCGCGGAGAACTCGACCATCAACTGCGCCAAGGTGACCGAGAGCCAGTGGAGCTCGTTCCTCGGCATCCCGGTCGCCTACCTCGGCGTGCTCTTCTTCGTCTCGATGATCGCGCTGACCCTGCCCGCGACCTACCGTCGCTCGACCCGAGCCGTCGACCTCGTGCGGGTCGCCTGGTGCGCCGTCGGACTGGTGTTCGCGCTCTACCTCGTCTTCGCCGAGCTCTACCACATCAAGGCGATCTGCCTGTGGTGCACCGGGGTCCACGTCATCACCCTGGTCCTGCTGCTGACCCTCATCTTCGGGTCGCTGCTCACCGAACGCGACTGA
- a CDS encoding PPOX class F420-dependent oxidoreductase, which produces MTTTLPEPARAVLDAPEQITVATIEPDGRPQLSPVWAKRDGDDILFSTVRGRRKTDNLERDPRVSVVVWPKDDPYSYLEVRGTATVTDDPGGSLIQELSRKYTGGPYTADAPDTPRVVVRITPDKVHWRG; this is translated from the coding sequence ATGACCACGACGCTCCCCGAGCCCGCCCGTGCCGTCCTCGACGCCCCCGAGCAGATCACCGTCGCCACCATCGAGCCCGACGGCCGACCGCAGCTGAGCCCGGTGTGGGCCAAGCGCGACGGCGACGACATCCTCTTCTCCACCGTCCGCGGCCGCCGCAAGACCGACAACCTCGAGCGCGACCCGCGCGTCTCCGTCGTCGTCTGGCCCAAGGACGACCCGTACTCCTACCTCGAGGTCCGCGGCACCGCGACGGTCACGGACGACCCGGGCGGCTCGCTCATCCAGGAGCTCTCGCGGAAGTACACCGGCGGCCCGTACACCGCCGACGCCCCGGACACCCCTCGCGTCGTCGTCCGCATCACCCCCGACAAGGTGCACTGGCGCGGCTGA
- a CDS encoding MBL fold metallo-hydrolase — MTDPSQAAAGLGRSAGGVRVEHAVTAGTFSLDGGTWDVENNVWVIGDDEECVVVDAPHDAGPILELVGSRTVKAILLTHAHDDHVTVARDLVTATGATAYLHPDDGAVWQLSQDGDPGGDLHDGDLVGVGDVELQVLHTPGHSPGACCFHVPELGVVLTGDTLFAGGPGATGRSFSDFPTIVDSIRRRLLTLPPQTVVLTGHGDATTVGDEAPHVQEWLDRGH, encoded by the coding sequence GTGACGGACCCGTCGCAGGCCGCCGCCGGGCTCGGCCGGTCCGCGGGCGGGGTGCGCGTCGAGCACGCCGTCACCGCCGGCACGTTCAGCCTCGACGGCGGCACCTGGGACGTCGAGAACAACGTCTGGGTGATCGGTGACGACGAGGAGTGCGTCGTCGTCGACGCCCCGCACGACGCCGGGCCGATCCTCGAGCTCGTCGGCTCGCGCACGGTGAAGGCGATCCTGCTCACCCACGCGCACGACGACCACGTCACGGTGGCCCGCGACCTCGTCACGGCGACCGGGGCGACGGCGTACCTGCACCCGGACGACGGAGCGGTGTGGCAGCTGAGCCAGGACGGCGACCCCGGCGGGGACCTGCACGACGGCGACCTCGTCGGCGTCGGCGACGTCGAGCTCCAGGTGCTGCACACCCCCGGCCACTCGCCCGGCGCGTGCTGCTTCCACGTCCCCGAGCTCGGCGTAGTCCTCACCGGCGACACGCTCTTCGCCGGCGGGCCGGGCGCGACCGGCCGCTCGTTCAGCGACTTCCCGACGATCGTCGACTCGATCCGCCGCCGCCTGCTCACCCTCCCGCCGCAGACCGTCGTCCTCACCGGGCACGGCGACGCGACGACGGTCGGCGACGAGGCCCCGCACGTCCAGGAGTGGCTCGACCGCGGTCACTGA
- a CDS encoding DUF929 family protein, with protein sequence MAKSARQNNAQLQKIRAEQKAAERRRSLIIAGSATVVVLAIVAAVIIFAVNAPKAPQTAAATSGTASETVVKDLTTIPASAFDTVGAGSAQGTVVKDVSGGSVVEKDGKPRLIYVGAEYCPYCASERWSLVTALSRFGTWSGLDYAVSSDTDQPASIPTLSLKDAKFTSDYLSFESYEAQDRNGKPLQAVPDDVQKIEQSTGTTGIPFVWFAGKAYQSGALYDGTVLQGLSQEKIAAQVKDPSTAISKGVLGGANLTTARLCQLTGNKPADVCTSSGVTKAAAALQSGS encoded by the coding sequence GTGGCCAAGAGCGCGCGGCAGAACAACGCCCAGCTCCAGAAGATCCGCGCCGAGCAGAAGGCGGCCGAGCGCCGCCGGAGCCTGATCATCGCCGGCTCGGCGACGGTGGTCGTGCTCGCCATCGTCGCGGCGGTCATCATCTTCGCGGTCAACGCCCCCAAGGCCCCGCAGACCGCGGCGGCGACCTCGGGCACGGCGTCCGAGACGGTCGTCAAGGACCTCACCACCATCCCGGCCAGCGCGTTCGACACCGTCGGCGCCGGGTCGGCGCAGGGCACCGTGGTCAAGGACGTCAGCGGCGGGTCGGTCGTGGAGAAGGACGGCAAGCCGCGTCTGATCTACGTCGGCGCCGAGTACTGCCCCTACTGCGCGAGCGAGCGCTGGTCCCTGGTCACCGCCCTCTCGCGCTTCGGCACCTGGTCGGGCCTCGACTACGCCGTGTCCTCGGACACCGACCAGCCGGCCAGCATCCCCACGCTGAGCCTCAAGGACGCCAAGTTCACCAGCGACTACCTCAGCTTCGAGTCCTACGAGGCGCAGGACCGCAACGGCAAGCCGCTGCAGGCCGTGCCGGACGACGTGCAGAAGATCGAGCAGTCGACGGGCACGACGGGCATCCCGTTCGTCTGGTTCGCCGGCAAGGCCTACCAGTCCGGGGCCCTCTACGACGGCACGGTGCTCCAGGGCCTCTCCCAGGAGAAGATCGCCGCCCAGGTGAAGGACCCCTCCACCGCCATCTCCAAGGGCGTGCTCGGCGGCGCCAACCTCACGACCGCGCGGCTGTGCCAGCTGACCGGCAACAAGCCCGCCGACGTCTGCACCTCGTCCGGCGTCACCAAGGCGGCGGCCGCGCTGCAGTCGGGCTCCTGA
- a CDS encoding AAA family ATPase, whose product MTTAPASGTTFASVDDVVTRLAAVGYLASESVATTVYLAAVLGKPLLVEGPAGTGKTDLARAVAEATGAGLVRLQCYEGVDEARALYEWNHAKQLLRITAGRDESWDAARTDVFSEEFLLERPLLTAIRREEPTVLLVDETDKADVEVEGLLLEVLGDFQVTVPELGTIRARQRPFVVLTSNATRELTEALRRRCLFLHLDVPEPALEEDIVRLHVPGIDEALTTSVVRVVAALRGLPLKKAPSVSETIDWARTLLALGADRLDARTVEETLGVVLKHQEDVVRARAGLDLDTLARRA is encoded by the coding sequence ATGACGACCGCACCCGCGTCCGGCACGACCTTCGCCTCCGTCGACGACGTCGTCACCCGGCTGGCCGCGGTCGGCTACCTCGCGTCGGAGTCGGTCGCGACGACCGTCTACCTCGCCGCCGTCCTCGGCAAGCCGCTGCTCGTCGAGGGGCCGGCGGGCACCGGCAAGACCGACCTGGCCCGCGCCGTCGCCGAGGCCACCGGGGCGGGCCTCGTGCGGCTGCAGTGCTACGAGGGCGTCGACGAGGCCCGCGCCCTCTACGAGTGGAACCACGCCAAGCAGCTGCTGCGGATCACCGCCGGCCGCGACGAGTCCTGGGACGCCGCCCGGACCGACGTCTTCTCCGAGGAGTTCCTCCTCGAGCGGCCGCTGCTCACCGCGATCCGGCGCGAGGAGCCCACGGTCCTGCTCGTCGACGAGACCGACAAGGCCGACGTCGAGGTGGAGGGGCTGCTGCTCGAGGTCCTCGGCGACTTCCAGGTCACGGTGCCCGAGCTCGGGACGATCCGTGCGCGGCAGCGCCCGTTCGTCGTCCTCACCTCGAACGCGACGCGTGAGCTGACCGAGGCGCTGCGCCGGCGCTGCCTGTTCCTGCACCTCGACGTCCCCGAGCCGGCGCTCGAGGAGGACATCGTCCGGCTGCACGTCCCCGGCATCGACGAGGCGCTGACGACGTCGGTCGTGCGGGTGGTCGCCGCGCTGCGGGGTCTGCCGCTGAAGAAGGCGCCGTCGGTCTCCGAGACGATCGACTGGGCCCGCACCCTGCTCGCCCTCGGTGCCGACCGGCTCGACGCGCGGACCGTCGAGGAGACCCTCGGCGTCGTCCTCAAGCACCAGGAGGACGTCGTCCGCGCCCGCGCCGGTCTCGACCTCGACACCCTCGCCCGACGGGCCTGA